A window of the Deltaproteobacteria bacterium genome harbors these coding sequences:
- a CDS encoding glycosyltransferase family 9 protein yields the protein MKFGLMSKIDHYFGTIVLTLLLPLHLIQCLVGRRNSNPVTKPLEVRNIFISKYFGMGSILLATPMIRGLKSHFKNARITFVTFDQNRSFCQNISEVDRIITFDRSNFFKFTRDVFRFFFSFHKPDIFMDLEFYCNFPLIIIILSLAKLRMAFVEKQLMRRLYTTIPVYFNYRRHITEIFANYAIYLGAPKFPLDDYSQLKFNTNDLKKAESLADNFNEIVLVNPNASELSDLRKWPGEYFKYVIQHLLTKPDRKVLLIGGKEDFDTGEDILSGIEGVNVENLSGKLSLNETFALLSIADLLVTNDSGPLHWAAALGTKTVGLFGPETPELYGHSGEKHFSFYKGIYCSPCMNILYNKITTCRDNQCLKQIPPQAVLTKVYEMLRQPNEASTTFQTAVR from the coding sequence ATGAAATTTGGCCTCATGAGCAAGATTGATCACTATTTTGGAACTATTGTTCTTACACTTCTGCTTCCCCTTCATCTGATACAATGTCTTGTCGGCCGTAGAAATAGCAATCCGGTGACAAAACCTCTGGAGGTGCGAAACATCTTTATCTCCAAATATTTTGGAATGGGAAGTATCCTCCTCGCAACACCGATGATCAGAGGCCTTAAATCTCATTTCAAAAATGCGAGAATTACCTTTGTCACCTTTGATCAAAATCGGTCCTTCTGCCAAAACATAAGCGAGGTTGATCGAATTATCACTTTTGACCGAAGCAACTTTTTCAAATTCACACGGGATGTTTTTCGGTTTTTCTTCTCGTTTCACAAACCAGATATCTTCATGGATCTTGAATTTTACTGCAACTTTCCATTGATCATCATCATTCTCTCTCTGGCCAAGCTTCGAATGGCCTTTGTTGAAAAACAATTGATGAGAAGACTCTATACGACGATCCCCGTCTACTTTAATTACCGAAGACACATTACAGAGATATTCGCCAACTACGCAATTTATCTAGGCGCACCAAAATTTCCTCTTGATGATTATAGCCAGCTCAAATTTAACACGAATGACCTTAAAAAAGCCGAATCGCTTGCAGACAACTTCAATGAAATTGTCCTGGTGAATCCGAACGCCTCTGAGCTTTCAGACTTACGAAAATGGCCTGGTGAATATTTTAAATATGTCATTCAACATCTCCTGACAAAACCAGATCGAAAAGTTCTTCTTATCGGCGGTAAGGAAGATTTTGACACGGGGGAGGATATTTTGAGTGGAATTGAAGGAGTCAACGTTGAGAATCTCTCTGGCAAGCTTTCTCTCAACGAAACTTTTGCTCTCCTCAGTATCGCTGATTTGCTTGTCACCAATGATTCAGGACCGCTTCATTGGGCAGCCGCTCTGGGAACAAAAACGGTGGGCCTTTTTGGCCCTGAGACACCCGAACTTTATGGTCACTCCGGAGAAAAGCATTTTAGTTTTTATAAAGGAATCTATTGCAGCCCTTGCATGAATATCCTTTATAATAAAATAACGACCTGCAGAGACAATCAGTGCCTGAAGCAGATCCCCCCTCAAGCTGTCCTGACCAAAGTTTATGAAATGCTTAGACAACCGAACGAGGCTTCAACAACATTCCAGACAGCCGTGAGATGA
- a CDS encoding Gfo/Idh/MocA family oxidoreductase, whose amino-acid sequence MTNTKIIVLIPARGGSKSIPRKNIKMLAGKPMIAYSIEEARKCPEVERVIVSTDDEEIAKVAKQYGAEVPFLRPKELAEDHVQDLPVFLHCLQWLQENENYIPDIVIQLRPTSPLRQATHIQEALKIFLKNQKADCVRSVTLASEHPLKMWRLEDCSLIPFTPENAYGIRESYNYPRQKLPGAYTQNGSVEIIRAKSILEKKSLSGDRILGYVMPEEVSVNIDSPLDFELAELLLKKRNEAMTLGNRPIRKVKILGAGSIGNHLAQAARRMGWDVTLCDVDPEALRRTQASIYPSRYGQWDKGIQLCTVAEAPRGGFDMIFLGTPPDIRMKIAIDCLEESPRLIQLEKPVCPPSLEGAQAFFEKAKKKGVAVCVGFDHVLGENTLQVEKLLSEEIIGKIETLDVEFREYWGGIFAAHPWLPSISSSYLGFWKKGGGASGEHSHATNLWQHFAHCLGAGRISEVTAVIDFSQKDGADYDRLASLSVKTEKGLLGRIIQDVVTRPPRKWARIQGNKAAIEWVCGWKPSEDAVFCYSETGDKSEILIPKKRPDDFFREMLHFERLLTGELKPESSPISLQRGLDTALVISAAHRSHRERRMVKIDYSKGYCTEAIS is encoded by the coding sequence TTCGATTGAGGAGGCCAGAAAATGCCCTGAAGTTGAGAGGGTGATCGTGAGTACTGATGATGAAGAAATCGCCAAGGTTGCCAAACAGTATGGAGCCGAGGTCCCCTTTCTCCGGCCAAAAGAACTTGCAGAAGATCATGTTCAGGATCTTCCTGTTTTCCTTCACTGTCTTCAATGGCTTCAAGAAAATGAGAATTACATTCCCGACATTGTCATTCAACTGAGACCAACATCCCCCCTTCGTCAAGCGACTCACATTCAGGAGGCCCTCAAGATCTTCCTGAAAAATCAAAAGGCTGACTGCGTTCGATCCGTGACCTTAGCCAGTGAACATCCACTAAAAATGTGGCGTCTCGAAGACTGCTCTTTAATCCCATTTACACCGGAAAATGCTTATGGAATTCGGGAGTCTTACAACTACCCACGCCAAAAGCTACCCGGTGCCTACACTCAAAATGGTTCGGTAGAAATTATTCGCGCAAAATCGATTCTCGAAAAGAAGTCATTATCTGGGGACAGGATTCTTGGTTATGTCATGCCAGAAGAGGTTTCCGTAAACATCGACAGCCCGCTTGACTTTGAGCTTGCAGAATTGCTCCTCAAAAAGCGAAACGAAGCGATGACCTTGGGAAACCGCCCAATACGCAAGGTGAAGATTCTTGGTGCCGGATCGATCGGTAACCATCTTGCTCAGGCAGCCCGACGAATGGGATGGGATGTCACTCTTTGTGATGTCGATCCAGAAGCGCTTCGAAGAACTCAAGCATCCATCTACCCAAGTCGCTATGGTCAGTGGGATAAAGGTATCCAACTGTGTACGGTCGCCGAAGCCCCTCGTGGCGGATTCGACATGATTTTTCTTGGAACCCCTCCCGACATTCGAATGAAAATTGCCATCGATTGTCTTGAGGAGTCACCACGACTGATCCAGCTGGAGAAGCCAGTTTGCCCACCTTCCTTGGAAGGAGCACAAGCTTTTTTTGAAAAGGCCAAAAAGAAAGGCGTTGCCGTCTGCGTTGGATTTGACCATGTCCTGGGGGAAAATACGCTTCAGGTGGAAAAACTTCTGTCAGAAGAGATCATCGGTAAAATCGAAACATTGGATGTCGAATTTCGAGAATATTGGGGAGGAATCTTCGCTGCGCATCCCTGGCTGCCAAGTATTTCGAGTAGTTACCTGGGCTTCTGGAAGAAAGGGGGCGGGGCTAGCGGCGAGCATTCCCATGCAACCAATCTCTGGCAACACTTTGCACATTGCTTGGGTGCAGGAAGGATCTCTGAAGTAACCGCGGTAATCGATTTCTCTCAAAAAGATGGGGCCGATTATGATCGGCTTGCAAGCCTCTCTGTCAAAACGGAAAAGGGACTCTTAGGAAGAATCATCCAGGATGTTGTGACACGTCCACCCCGGAAGTGGGCACGAATCCAAGGCAACAAGGCGGCCATCGAATGGGTATGTGGTTGGAAACCCTCCGAGGATGCTGTTTTTTGTTACAGTGAAACAGGAGATAAAAGCGAAATCCTCATCCCCAAAAAACGACCGGATGATTTTTTTCGAGAAATGCTCCATTTTGAACGCCTTCTGACCGGCGAGCTTAAACCAGAGTCATCTCCGATTTCTCTCCAAAGAGGTCTCGACACAGCCCTCGTCATTTCTGCGGCACATCGTTCGCATCGCGAGCGACGCATGGTAAAAATCGACTATAGTAAAGGGTATTGCACCGAAGCTATTTCCTAA